The following are encoded in a window of Ricinus communis isolate WT05 ecotype wild-type chromosome 4, ASM1957865v1, whole genome shotgun sequence genomic DNA:
- the LOC8274311 gene encoding NAC domain-containing protein 77, whose protein sequence is MKRAKTMVNVLDQNPQLNKESILSTTPTMEVVHGDQTTLLNASVPAAHGATTTTSRLAFQNSSLTLPPPCKTLTSATSPNPEAPPEVKPPILQTLSELPLAPYDSMESSRTGSTASGSESLPFLEENDLEFFDSFPAGYRFCPSDEELIIHYLRRKVHDQILPPNKIISLDLYNFNPEFLAEKYANYGENEWYFFTPRAKKYKNGNRPRRSADGGYWKATGADKEIKCRDIVVGFRKALVFYTGKPPSGVKTNWIMHEYRVDKPPPLRKRKRDDGTDDNMTLDDWVLCRIYKKSEKPNVRIRKAEEPDMQLDDNEDEDMDGDVRADDIVVHPDYNTDSPNFGLDYVYSDHLPIDDSLFTGFSDQLQLPSFSFGGGEVGGAARASYGGAARASYGGAARASYGGAPTTSYGGAPTTSYGGAATTNYGLPTTEAATNYVTRSGYGYGIPYGSNGDGMMVPPLQMNNTLTSRYLKENFFDYGIPQDGWYHNANANANGNANAALQHHQPDDPNASNMVSLEKIFPRVNLQSRQNQNGEPSDSSQQQHGDKYYK, encoded by the exons ATGAAAAGGGCAAAAACCATGGTGAATGTTCTTGATCAAAACCCGCAACTAAACAAAGAATCAATTCTATCAACCACTCCAACAATGGAGGTTGTTCATGGTGATCAAACTACGCTACTCAATGCTTCTGTTCCTGCCGCCCACGGcgccaccaccaccacctctCGACTTGCTTTCCAAAACTCTTCTTTAACCCTTCCACCACCATGTAAAACCCTAACTTCTGCGACTTCTCCAAACCCTGAAGCTCCTCCTGAAGTAAAACCACCAATTCTCCAAACCCTATCTGAACTACCCCTTGCACCTTATGACTCTATGGAGAGTTCAAGAACTGGGTCTACTGCATCTGGATCTGAGTCCTTGCCGTTTCTTGAGGAGAATGACTTGGAGTTCTTCGACTCTTTTCCAGCTGGTTATAGGTTTTGCCCTAGCGATGAAGAACTCATCATTCATTACTTGAGAAGGAAAGTGCACGACCAAATCTTGCCGCCGAACAAGATTATAAGTCTTGATCTTTATAATTTCAATCCTGAATTTCTTGCAG AAAAATATGCAAACTATGGAGAGAATGAATGGTACTTTTTCACACCAAGAGCTAAGAAGTACAAGAATGGAAACAGACCAAGAAGATCTGCCGATGGTGGATACTGGAAGGCAACAGGAGCAGATAAAGAGATCAAGTGCAGGGACATTGTGGTTGGATTTAGGAAGGCGCTTGTATTTTATACTGGAAAACCTCCGAGTGGTGTGAAAACCAACTGGATTATGCATGAATACAGAGTTGACAAGCCTCCTCCTCTtcgaaagagaaaaagagacgATGGAACTGATGATAATATGACg ttAGATGATTGGGTTTTATGTAGGATTTATAAGAAATCAGAGAAACCTAACGTCAGAATTCGTAAAGCTGAAGAACCTGATATGCAGTTAGACGACAATGAGGATGAGGATATGGATGGGGATGTCAGAGCTGATGATATTGTCGTGCATCCTGATTATAATACTGATTCCCCAAATTTTGGACTCGACTATGTTTATTCTGACCATCTGCCAATTGATGATTCTCTATTTACTGGTTTTAGTGACCAACTGCAGCTACCATCATTTTCATTTGGAGGGGGAGAAGTAGGAGGAGCGGCAAGAGCCAGTTACGGAGGAGCTGCAAGAGCCAGTTACGGAGGAGCAGCAAGAGCCAGTTACGGAGGAGCACCGACAACCAGCTATGGAGGAGCACCGACAACCAGCTATGGAGGAGCAGCAACAACCAATTATGGACTTCCAACAACAGAAGCAGCAACTAATTATGTAACTCGTTCTGGTTATGGTTACGGAATTCCTTATGGTTCTAATGGTGATGGGATGATGGTTCCACCTCTTCAAATGAATAATACTTTAACTAGTAGGTATTTGAAGGAAAACTTCTTCGATTATGGAATTCCTCAAGATGGATGGTATCACAATGCTAATGCCAATGCCAACGGCAATGCTAATGCTGCTCTTCAACATCACCAGCCAGATGACCCGAATGCCTCTAACATGGTAAgcttagaaaaaatatttcctAGAGTGAACTTACAGTCACGACAAAACCAAAATGGCGAGCCTTCCGATTCTTCTCAGCAGCAGCATGGCgataaatactataaataa
- the LOC8274462 gene encoding probable beta-1,3-galactosyltransferase 8 isoform X2: protein MRSGKQLNSGKAILVLCIASFIAGSLFTSRTWTHHPSQAKDHQVSLIPHYVNKLQEVKRDCDHKRILVEGKSGDIMGEVRRTHQAVKSLENTISTLEMELAASRASQTRDQVSIEKQNNHTLQKAFVVIGINTAFSSRKRRDSVRQTWMPKGAKLKELEKEKGIVIRFVIGHSATPGGVLDKALDLEEAEHKDFLRLKHVEGYHELSTKTRLYFSTAVSIWDAEFYMKVDDDIHLNLGTLVSTLARYRSKSRVYIGCMKSGPVLSKKGVKYHEPEYWKFGEEGNKYFRHATGQIYGISKDLATYIANNSYANEDVSLGSWFIGLEVEHADDHSMCCGTPPDCELKAQAGNICVASFDWSCSGICKSVDRMKLVHESCGEGEGAVWNVEL from the exons ATGAGATCAGGAAAGCAGCTCAATTCAGGAAAAGCGATTCTTGTACTCTGCATTGCTAGTTTTATTGCAGGGTCGCTTTTTACTAGTCGGACATGGACTCATCATCCTTCTCAGGCTAAGGATCATCAGGTTTCTCTCATTCCTCATTATGTTAATAAGCTACAGGAAGTGAAACGAGATTGTGATCACAAGCGT ATATTGGTTGAAGGAAAATCTGGAGATATCATGGGAGAAGTTAGGAGAACCCATCAAGCTGTCAA GTCGCTTGAGAATACAATTTCAACACTAGAGATGGAATTAGCAGCGAGTCGAGCAAGTCAAACCAGGGACCAAGTTTCAATAGAAAAACAGAATAATCACACTTTGCAGAAGGCATTTGTTGTGATTGGAATTAATACAGCATTTAGCAGCAGGAAACGGCGAGACTCAGTGCGCCAAACTTGGATGCCAAAAG GTGCTAAGTTGAAGGAattagagaaagagaaagggaTAGTGATAAGGTTTGTAATAGGACATAGTGCAACACCAGGTGGTGTCCTTGATAAAGCACTGGACTTAGAAGAGGCAGAGCACAAGGATTTTCTTAGGTTAAAGCATGTCGAAGGCTACCATGAACTCTCTACCAAGACAAGGCTGTACTTTTCAACTGCAGTTTCAATTTGGGATGCAGAGTTCTACATGAAAGTTGACGATGATATTCATCTCAATTTAG GTACGCTTGTAAGCACTCTAGCAAGATACAGATCCAAGTCTAGAGTGTACATCGGGTGCATGAAGTCTGGACCAGTTCTCTCTAAAAA AGGGGTGAAATATCATGAGCCAGAGTATTGGAAATTTGGGGAAGAAGGGAACAAGTACTTTAGGCATGCAACTGGTCAGATATATGGCATTTCTAAGGACCTTGCCACCTATATCGCCAATAATTC ATATGCCAATGAGGATGTTTCTCTGGGGTCTTGGTTTATTGGGTTGGAAGTTGAACATGCAGATGACCATTCCATGTGCTGTGGAACTCCTCcag ATTGTGAATTGAAGGCTCAAGCAGGCAATATTTGCGTAGCATCATTCGACTGGTCGTGCAGTGGAATTTGCAAATCTGTCGACAGGATGAAACTGGTTCATGAGTCTTGCGGAGAAGGAGAAGGTGCTGTTTGGAATGTGGAGCTCTGA
- the LOC8274461 gene encoding tRNA-specific 2-thiouridylase MnmA, whose product MLRAMAMVRPVTLSLHLKPLLPCYFPPKPLHFSRLSKLVQSLTTRASNNNAGCGIIEPNYLSCCLPDKNNLRIALLLSGGVDSSVALRLLHAAGHHCTAFYLKIWFQEDFENFWSECPWEEDLKYAKAVCDQVDIPLEVVHLTDEYWKNVVSYIIEEYRCGRTPNPDVLCNTRIKFGAFMDAINNMEFDYVASGHYAKVIHPSADEINQPSVLELSKDMVKDQTYFLSHLSQAQLRRLIFPLGGISKDEVRKLATLFNLPNKDRKDSQGICFLGKIKFSEFVARHIGEMEGIMLEAETGDFLGNHRGFWFYTIGQRQGLRLPGGPWYVVEKDVKNNVVFVSRNYFSFDKRRRLFRVGSLRWFNGSPPKETSELQCKVRHGPGFYNCSVVIEPGEVDDQDVAIVQLCEDDQGLAAGQFAAFYKGRTCIGSGVILESWNDQGFPVCERALELARIEDKSELGKPVKIKVKPEIPVREFDGKDGIEVERGLNNSQVAVTS is encoded by the exons ATGTTAAGAGCAATGGCAATGGTGAGGCCAGTAACGCTCTCTCtccatctcaaacctctcctTCCTTGTTATTTCCCGCCAAAACCACTCCACTTCTCTCGACTTTCAAAACTCGTACAATCTTTAACCACACGCGCTTCAAATAATAATGCAGGTTGTGGGATTATTGAGCCCAATTATCTATCTTGCTGCTTGCCTGATAAAAATAATCTCAGAATTGCTCTTCTCCTTAGTGGCGGCGTCGATAGCAGCGTCGCTCTCCGCCTCCTTCATGCCGCTGGCCACCACTGCACTGCCTTTTACCTCAAAATTTGGTTCCAA GAAGATTTTGAGAATTTTTGGTCAGAATGTCCATGGGAAGAAGATTTGAAGTACGCTAAAGCTGTTTGTGATCAG GTCGATATACCATTAGAAGTTGTGCATTTAACTGATGAATACTGGAAAAACGTG GTTTCTTACATTATTGAGGAGTATCGCTGTGGTCGAACTCCCAATCCAGATGTTCTCTGCAATACAAGAATTAAGTTTG GTGCATTCATGGATGCCATCAACAATATGGAATTTGATTATGTTGCTTCTGGGCATTATGCCAAGGTCATCCACCCATCTGCAGATGAAATAAATCAGCCTTCTGTCTTAGAACTCTCAAAAGACATG GTGAAGGATCAAACTTATTTCCTTTCACATCTGTCACAGGCCCAGCTTAGACGTCTTATTTTTCCGCTTGGTGGTATCTCAAAG GATGAAGTTCGCAAGCTTGCCACACTTTTTAATTTGCCTAACAAAGACAGAAAGGATTCACAAGGAATATGTTTTCTCGGAAAG ATCAAATTTAGTGAATTTGTTGCAAGACATATTGGGGAGATGGAAGGTATCATGTTGGAAGCTGAGACAGGAGATTTCCTTGGCAACCATAGAGGATTTTGGTTCTACACAATTGGTCAAAGACAAGGTCTGCGTCTTCCTGGGGGTCCCTG GTATGTTGTGGAGAAGGATGTTAAGAACAATGTAGTATTTGTGTCGAggaattatttttcatttgacAAAAGAAGGCGCTTATTCCGTGTTGGCTCCTTGAGATGGTTTAATGGGTCGCCCCCAAAAGAGACCAGTGAGCTCCAATGTAAG GTGAGACATGGCCCTGGGTTTTATAATTGCAGTGTGGTAATTGAACCTGGTGAGGTTGATGATCAAGATGTTGCAATTGTCCAGTTGTGTGAAGATGATCAAGGTCTAGCAGCAGGGCAATTTGCAGCCTTCTACAAGGGAAGAACCTGCATAGGCTCTGGTGTGATTCTGGAGTCTTGGAATGATCAGGGATTTCCTGTATGTGAAAGGGCTCTTGAGCTAGCAAGAATAGAAGACAAATCTGAGCTTGGGAAACCAGTTAAAATAAAGGTTAAACCAGAAATTCCTGTGAGAGAGTTTGATGGAAAGGACGGTATAGAAGTTGAGAGAGGACTAAATAATTCCCAGGTTGCTGTCACAAGTTAA
- the LOC8281013 gene encoding nucleolar GTP-binding protein 1 has translation MVQYNFKKITVVPSGKDFVDIILSRTQRQTPTVVHKGYAISRLRQFYMRKVKYTQQNFHEKLSTIIDEFPRLDDIHPFYGDLLHVLYNKDHYKLALGQINTARNLISKIAKDYVKLLKYGDSLYRCKSLKVAALGRMCTVIKRIGPSLAYLEQIRQHMARLPSIDPNTRTILICGYPNVGKSSFINKITRADVDVQPYAFTTKSLFVGHTDYKYLRYQVIDTPGILDRPFEDRNIIEMCSITALAHLRAAVLFFLDISGSCGYSIAQQAALFHSIKSLFMNKPLIIVCNKTDLQPLEGISEEDRELVMEMKAEALKTVIGQGGEATGDEGVLLKMSTLTEEGVIAVKNAACERLLDQRVELKMKSKKINDCLNRFHVAIPKPRDQKERPPCIPQAVLEAKAKQAAEAAEKEKRKTEKDLENENGGAGVYSASLRKKYILANDEWKEDVLPEILDGHNVYDFIDPDVLERLEELEREEGIRLAEEEDEDFEMDGEELTPEEQEALAAIRKKKTLLIQEHRMKKSTAESRPTVPRKFDKDRRFTTDRMGRDLKSVGLDPSLAINRVRSRSVSRGRKRERSLAREDKDGGDAMDMDVDQPNKKLRLAISRSRSKSRPPTEVVPGEGFKDSAQKIKGIKLHKKSAKKRNKDARRGEADRVIPTERPKHLYTGKRGIGKTDRR, from the coding sequence ATGGTTcagtataattttaagaagATCACTGTGGTCCCTAGTGGGAAGGACTTCGTTGATATCATCCTTTCTCGGACCCAAAGACAAACACCAACTGTTGTCCACAAGGGATATGCCATTTCTCGTCTGCGTCAATTTTACATGCGTAAAGTCAAGTATACCCAGCAGAATTTTCATGAAAAGCTCTCTACGATTATTGATGAGTTCCCTCGCCTGGATGATATTCATCCGTTTTATGGCGACCTCCTTCATGTTCTTTACAATAAAGACCATTACAAGCTTGCCCTTGGCCAAATTAACACTGCCAGGAATCTTATTAGCAAGATAGCCAAGGATTATGTGAAATTGTTGAAGTACGGTGATTCGCTGTATAGGTGCAAATCCCTGAAGGTAGCTGCTCTTGGTCGCATGTGTACTGTGATTAAGAGGATTGGCCCTAGTTTAGCTTATCTTGAGCAAATTAGACAGCATATGGCAAGGCTACCTTCGATTGATCCGAATACTCGTACCATCTTGATTTGTGGGTATCCTAATGTAGGCAAGAGCTCTTTCATTAACAAAATCACTAGGGCTGATGTGGACGTTCAGCCTTATGCTTTTACCACTAAGTCACTCTTTGTAGGTCATACTGACTACAAATACCTGAGGTACCAAGTGATTGATACGCCAGGGATTTTGGATCGACCATTTGAAGATCGTAATATCATTGAGATGTGCAGTATTACAGCTCTCGCCCATCTACGAGCTGCTGTATTGTTCTTCTTGGATATCTCTGGGTCATGTGGCTACAGCATTGCACAACAAGCTGCTCTGTTTCATAGTATCAAGTCTCTTTTTATGAACAAGCCCTTGATTATTGTCTGCAACAAGACAGATTTGCAGCCATTGGAAGGGATATCTGAGGAAGACAGGGAATTGGTCATGGAGATGAAAGCAGAAGCTCTGAAAACTGTGATTGGTCAGGGAGGTGAAGCTACAGGTGATGAGGGTGTTCTTTTGAAAATGAGCACTTTGACGGAGGAAGGGGTGATTGCTGTGAAGAATGCAGCTTGTGAGAGGTTACTGGATCAGCGAGTGGAATTGAAGATGAAAtctaaaaagataaatgaCTGCTTGAATAGGTTCCATGTTGCAATACCAAAGCCACGTGACCAGAAAGAAAGGCCACCTTGTATACCTCAAGCAGTTTTGGAAGCTAAAGCAAAGCAAGCAGCCGAGGCAGCTGAGAAGGAGAAGAGAAAAACTGAAAAGGATCTGGAGAACGAAAATGGTGGTGCAGGTGTATACTCTGCCAGTTTGAGGAAGAAGTATATCTTAGCCAATGATGAATGGAAAGAAGATGTCTTGCCAGAAATTCTTGATGGCCACAATGTTTATGACTTCATTGATCCTGATGTCTTAGAAAGACTTGAGGAGTTAGAAAGAGAAGAGGGTATTCGGCTAGCAGAGGAGGAAGATGAGGATTTTGAGATGGATGGTGAGGAATTGACTCCAGAAGAGCAAGAAGCTTTGGCGGCGatcaggaaaaagaaaaccttacTCATTCAAGAGCATAGGATGAAGAAGAGCACTGCAGAGAGTCGGCCCACTGTACCTAGAAAATTCGACAAGGACAGGAGGTTTACAACAGATAGAATGGGTAGAGACCTTAAATCTGTGGGGCTGGATCCCTCTTTGGCAATTAATCGTGTCCGCAGCAGGTCAGTATCGAGGGGCCGCAAAAGAGAGAGGTCTCTTGCCAGGGAAGATAAAGATGGTGGTGATGCAATGGATATGGATGTTGACCAACCAAATAAGAAGCTAAGACTAGCTATATCTCGGTCAAGGTCGAAATCACGGCCTCCTACTGAGGTTGTACCTGGAGAGGGTTTCAAGGattcagctcagaaaattaAAGGTATTAAGCTTCATAAGAAATCTGCTAAAAAGAGGAATAAGGATGCTCGCCGGGGAGAAGCAGATAGAGTTATTCCTACTGAGAGACCTAAGCATTTGTATACTGGAAAACGTGGCATTGGAAAAACCGATAGACGTTGA
- the LOC8274462 gene encoding probable beta-1,3-galactosyltransferase 8 isoform X1, with the protein MRSGKQLNSGKAILVLCIASFIAGSLFTSRTWTHHPSQAKDHQVSLIPHYVNKLQEVKRDCDHKRILVEGKSGDIMGEVRRTHQAVKSLENTISTLEMELAASRASQTRDQVSIEKQNNHTLQKAFVVIGINTAFSSRKRRDSVRQTWMPKGAKLKELEKEKGIVIRFVIGHSATPGGVLDKALDLEEAEHKDFLRLKHVEGYHELSTKTRLYFSTAVSIWDAEFYMKVDDDIHLNLGTLVSTLARYRSKSRVYIGCMKSGPVLSKKGVKYHEPEYWKFGEEGNKYFRHATGQIYGISKDLATYIANNSPILHRYANEDVSLGSWFIGLEVEHADDHSMCCGTPPDCELKAQAGNICVASFDWSCSGICKSVDRMKLVHESCGEGEGAVWNVEL; encoded by the exons ATGAGATCAGGAAAGCAGCTCAATTCAGGAAAAGCGATTCTTGTACTCTGCATTGCTAGTTTTATTGCAGGGTCGCTTTTTACTAGTCGGACATGGACTCATCATCCTTCTCAGGCTAAGGATCATCAGGTTTCTCTCATTCCTCATTATGTTAATAAGCTACAGGAAGTGAAACGAGATTGTGATCACAAGCGT ATATTGGTTGAAGGAAAATCTGGAGATATCATGGGAGAAGTTAGGAGAACCCATCAAGCTGTCAA GTCGCTTGAGAATACAATTTCAACACTAGAGATGGAATTAGCAGCGAGTCGAGCAAGTCAAACCAGGGACCAAGTTTCAATAGAAAAACAGAATAATCACACTTTGCAGAAGGCATTTGTTGTGATTGGAATTAATACAGCATTTAGCAGCAGGAAACGGCGAGACTCAGTGCGCCAAACTTGGATGCCAAAAG GTGCTAAGTTGAAGGAattagagaaagagaaagggaTAGTGATAAGGTTTGTAATAGGACATAGTGCAACACCAGGTGGTGTCCTTGATAAAGCACTGGACTTAGAAGAGGCAGAGCACAAGGATTTTCTTAGGTTAAAGCATGTCGAAGGCTACCATGAACTCTCTACCAAGACAAGGCTGTACTTTTCAACTGCAGTTTCAATTTGGGATGCAGAGTTCTACATGAAAGTTGACGATGATATTCATCTCAATTTAG GTACGCTTGTAAGCACTCTAGCAAGATACAGATCCAAGTCTAGAGTGTACATCGGGTGCATGAAGTCTGGACCAGTTCTCTCTAAAAA AGGGGTGAAATATCATGAGCCAGAGTATTGGAAATTTGGGGAAGAAGGGAACAAGTACTTTAGGCATGCAACTGGTCAGATATATGGCATTTCTAAGGACCTTGCCACCTATATCGCCAATAATTC TCCTATATTGCATAGATATGCCAATGAGGATGTTTCTCTGGGGTCTTGGTTTATTGGGTTGGAAGTTGAACATGCAGATGACCATTCCATGTGCTGTGGAACTCCTCcag ATTGTGAATTGAAGGCTCAAGCAGGCAATATTTGCGTAGCATCATTCGACTGGTCGTGCAGTGGAATTTGCAAATCTGTCGACAGGATGAAACTGGTTCATGAGTCTTGCGGAGAAGGAGAAGGTGCTGTTTGGAATGTGGAGCTCTGA
- the LOC8274312 gene encoding phenylacetaldehyde reductase translates to MAACTPSPIKLLIPSPVSGQARAIKYWKNRLIRHCTLEHYDCDLYKRGKRFHELISCAQSKLIADSNSLLQHEEEEMSSDSGEGKTVCVTGASGYIASWIVKFLLQRGYTVKASVRDPNDPRKTEHLRSLDGAEERLQLFKADLLEEGSFDAAVEGCRGVFHTASPFYHDITDPQELIDPAVKGTLNVLNSCAKTPSVKRVVLTSSIAAVAYNGKPRTPEVVVDETWFSDPDFCRESKLWYVVSKTLAEDAAWKFAKEKGLDLVAINPAMVVGPLLQPTLNTSAAAVLSLLKGANTFPNASFGWVNVKDVANAHIQAFEIPSASGRHCLVERVAHYSEVVNITRELYPDFQFPEKCADEKPYVPTYQVSKEKAKGLGIDFIPLNVSLKETVESLKEKGFIIF, encoded by the exons aTGGCAGCATGTACACCTTCACCCATCAAATTACTAATTCCATCTCCCGTGTCAGGACAAGCGCGGGCCATCAAATATTGGAAAAATCGTCTGATACGTCACTGCACACTCGAGCACTACGATTGCGATCTCTATAAAAGGGGAAAGAGGTTTCACGAGCTAATCAGTTGTGCCCAATCCAAACTCATCGCGGATAGCAACAGCCTACTACAGcacgaagaagaagaaatgagcAGCGATAGTGGAGAAGGTAAGACCGTGTGCGTGACCGGAGCATCCGGTTACATTGCTTCTTGGATTGTGAAGTTTCTTCTACAGCGTGGCTACACCGTCAAGGCCTCTGTTCGTGACCCAA ATGATCCAAGAAAGACAGAACACTTGCGATCACTTGATGGAGCTGAGGAGAGACTTCAATTGTTCAAAGCGGATCTATTGGAAGAAGGTTCGTTCGATGCTGCTGTTGAAGGGTGTCGAGGTGTTTTTCATACTGCATCTCCTTTCTATCATGATATTACCGATCCTCAG GAATTAATTGATCCAGCAGTGAAGGGAACACTTAATGTTCttaactcatgtgcaaaaacTCCATCTGTCAAGCGAGTTGTTTTGACATCTTCTATTGCTGCAGTTGCTTACAATGGAAAACCTCGAACTCCAGAGGTTGTAGTGGATGAAACTTGGTTCTCTGATCCAGACTTTTGTAGGGAGTCTAAG CTTTGGTATGTGGTCTCAAAGACCTTAGCTGAGGATGCTGCATGGAAATTTGCAAAAGAGAAGGGTTTGGACTTGGTTGCAATAAATCCAGCAATGGTAGTCGGTCCTCTCTTACAGCCAACGCTTAACACAAGTGCTGCTGCAGTTCTAAGCTTATTAAAAG GAGCAAACACTTTCCCTAATGCATCTTTTGGCTGGGTAAATGTCAAAGATGTTGCTAATGCACATATTCAAGCATTTGAAATTCCATCAGCAAGTGGAAGACATTGTTTGGTTGAGAGAGTTGCACACTATTCAGAAGTGGTGAATATTACGCGTGAGCTTTACCCTGATTTCCAATTTCCAGAGAA GTGTGCGGACGAAAAGCCTTATGTGCCAACATATCAGGTGTCGAAGGAAAAGGCAAAAGGCCTGGGTATCGACTTCATTCCTTTGAATGTGAGCTTAAAGGAAACAGTGGAAAGCTTAAAGGAGAAaggatttatcattttttaa